In Salinarimonas sp., a genomic segment contains:
- a CDS encoding ABC transporter ATP-binding protein: MAAHDTILRIDHLTMRFGGLVAVDDLSFEARRGEITALIGPNGAGKTTVFNCITGFYKPTEGRMALAHGSSEAFAHVDPLTDSPHQSWHGGGQALYLLERMADHDVNAKAKVARTFQNIRLFGGMTVLENLMVAQHHYLMRASGFTFLGLVGAPRYRHAERAAIERAKGWLERINLIHRADEPAASLPYGDQRRLEIARAMCSDPVLLCLDEPAAGLNPRESSELNELLLGIKREGETSLLLIEHDMSVVMEISDHVVVLDYGKKISDGTPDFVKNDPKVIAAYLGVDDEEVEAVEAEVGQ, from the coding sequence ATGGCTGCGCACGACACGATCCTGCGCATCGATCATCTGACGATGCGCTTCGGCGGCCTGGTGGCCGTCGACGACCTCTCCTTCGAGGCGAGGCGCGGGGAGATCACCGCCTTGATCGGCCCGAACGGGGCCGGCAAGACGACGGTGTTTAACTGCATCACCGGCTTCTACAAGCCCACCGAAGGCCGCATGGCGCTCGCCCACGGCTCGAGCGAGGCTTTCGCTCACGTCGACCCGCTCACCGATTCGCCCCATCAGTCCTGGCACGGCGGCGGACAGGCGCTCTACCTGCTCGAGCGCATGGCCGACCACGACGTGAACGCCAAGGCCAAGGTGGCGCGCACGTTCCAGAACATCCGCCTGTTCGGCGGCATGACGGTGCTCGAGAACCTGATGGTCGCCCAGCATCACTACCTGATGCGGGCCTCCGGCTTCACCTTCCTCGGCCTCGTCGGCGCGCCGCGCTACCGGCACGCGGAGCGCGCGGCGATCGAGCGGGCGAAGGGCTGGCTCGAGCGGATCAACCTGATCCACCGCGCCGACGAGCCGGCGGCGAGCCTGCCCTACGGCGACCAGCGGCGCCTGGAGATCGCACGCGCCATGTGCTCGGATCCCGTGCTGCTGTGCCTCGACGAGCCGGCGGCGGGCCTCAACCCGCGCGAATCGTCCGAGCTGAACGAGCTTCTCCTCGGCATCAAGCGGGAGGGCGAGACCTCGCTCCTCCTGATCGAGCACGACATGAGCGTCGTCATGGAGATTTCCGACCACGTGGTCGTGCTCGACTACGGCAAGAAGATCTCCGACGGCACTCCGGATTTCGTCAAGAACGATCCCAAGGTGATCGCCGCCTATCTCGGCGTCGACGACGAGGAAGTGGAAGCCGTCGAGGCGGAGGTGGGGCAATGA